The Pseudomonas baetica genome includes a region encoding these proteins:
- the hmgA gene encoding homogentisate 1,2-dioxygenase codes for MNLDSTASTLAYQSGFGNEFSSEALPGALPVGQNSPQKAPYGLYTELFSGTAFTMTRSEARRTWMYRIQPSANHPAFVKLERQLAGGPLGEVTPNRLRWNPLDIPSEPTDFIDGLVSMAANCAAEKPAGISIYTYAANRSMERVFFNADGELLLVPQLGRLRIATELGVLEVAPLEIAVLPRGLKFRVELLDPQARGYVAENHGAPLRLPDLGPIGSNGLANPRDFLTPVAAYENLQQPTTLVQKFLGQLWGSELNHSPLNVVAWHGNNVPYKYDLRRFNTLGTVSFDHPDPSIFTVLTSPTSVHGLANLDFVIFPPRWMVAENTFRPPWFHRNLMNEFMGLIQGEYDAKAEGFVPGGASLHSCMSAHGPDGETCTKAINAELKPSKIDNTMAFMFETSQVLRPSRFALDCPQLQSTYDACWATLPATFDPTRR; via the coding sequence ATGAACCTCGATTCAACCGCGTCGACGCTGGCTTATCAGTCCGGTTTCGGCAACGAATTCAGCTCTGAAGCGTTGCCCGGCGCGCTGCCCGTTGGCCAGAACTCCCCGCAAAAAGCTCCCTACGGCCTTTACACCGAATTGTTCTCCGGTACCGCGTTCACCATGACCCGCAGTGAAGCGCGGCGTACCTGGATGTACCGGATCCAGCCGTCGGCCAACCACCCGGCGTTCGTCAAACTGGAGCGGCAACTGGCGGGCGGTCCGTTGGGTGAAGTGACCCCCAATCGCCTGCGCTGGAACCCGTTGGACATCCCGAGCGAGCCGACCGATTTCATCGACGGCCTGGTCAGCATGGCGGCTAACTGCGCTGCCGAAAAACCCGCCGGGATCAGCATCTACACCTACGCCGCCAACCGTTCGATGGAGCGCGTGTTCTTCAACGCCGACGGTGAGCTGCTGCTGGTGCCGCAACTCGGGCGGCTGCGTATTGCCACTGAATTGGGTGTGCTGGAAGTGGCGCCGCTGGAAATCGCCGTGTTGCCGCGCGGTCTGAAATTCCGTGTCGAGCTACTCGATCCTCAGGCTCGCGGTTACGTTGCCGAGAACCACGGCGCGCCGCTGCGTCTGCCGGATCTGGGGCCCATCGGCAGCAACGGTCTGGCCAATCCGCGTGACTTCCTGACCCCGGTCGCCGCCTACGAAAACCTGCAGCAGCCGACCACACTGGTACAGAAATTCCTCGGCCAGTTGTGGGGTAGCGAACTCAATCACTCACCGCTGAACGTGGTCGCCTGGCACGGCAACAACGTGCCTTACAAATATGACCTGCGCCGTTTCAACACCCTCGGCACGGTCAGTTTCGATCATCCGGACCCATCGATCTTCACCGTGCTGACGTCGCCGACCAGCGTGCACGGTCTGGCCAACCTCGACTTCGTGATCTTCCCGCCACGCTGGATGGTGGCGGAGAACACCTTCCGTCCGCCGTGGTTCCACCGCAATCTGATGAACGAATTCATGGGCCTGATTCAAGGCGAATACGACGCCAAGGCTGAAGGTTTCGTGCCCGGCGGCGCCTCGCTGCACAGCTGCATGAGCGCCCATGGCCCGGACGGTGAGACCTGCACCAAGGCGATCAACGCCGAGCTCAAACCTTCGAAAATCGACAACACCATGGCCTTCATGTTCGAGACCAGTCAGGTGTTGCGCCCGAGCCGTTTCGCCCTCGACTGCCCGCAACTGCAATCCACTTATGACGCCTGCTGGGCCACGCTGCCCGCCACGTTCGACCCGACCCGGAGATAA
- a CDS encoding DUF6543 domain-containing protein, with protein sequence MQKTYNSLMLGSEGDKVTWTEEWDKALQAQKHLSVIVDKIPTVRFVARLALQNELQRRKKAVDLDKVYINVISDDYQIERRPSGTLVDVLIYCLDTNTVPNYLGGEGDGVYYLPDTFSDKFRVAGFSIVDVESVVTATLGSFEASLRSELNNYWAAPATDSSGQAGMTNQQEFKKAYAQMLAAELSLAVMTMGIREALASRYSDLLSMDSGDGVYRAVVVPEQEYLTARGPSIILDNAARTHSQMNLLNDNTDYVLHTPDKGFEFFASNLQLHKELLSRLGVSDTQVKYPKVTQGVFSLSAGAHLQGQLETLSILMHDRGRSERPLTEQLQENQSLFVLLSDIELRLTRVFDALRRLDWPLWLLKSTHEIQRRYIALEDSKNNYDTEYQAVFDSCFSFQEHVRRAFSDWTNSAFGEPLDSEKIEVHSLYSMQVGGRTIEQEDTRTLTEFIAFGLHDEGFRAKLTIKGAPVGSRLSVAALEQWLVNRNMRLQFTANIPAAPSREFQQAYWSHLYSKMELALFIAHQSGYYSDADAEIIQRAMGRDPSVFIRGVKLEYLESALKDVIVFNVRESQAYFIFLRTSAGAFEFIKFANAFDMKKWFESSLGADRDYAASLIRPDALQDAGILQGANRAPLRYEYKIGTRHAELFNGSIGTLFDYINVAYQNEVVWHKAIAPNHYGQLGVEGRRRYARLHTELRAISTIEARENGFPSFEKFTYDAVKEVLQLELGSRQVNVNIDPDLIIVQAESFRRSLTDLLIEGLSFETSHPSFATKFDPYYYMIGGHPEIKELDIRDLSQLSKTFRPGDRYTEMLKGEYLKPDRPDYAFRRAVYAKKIHCQMHYDAVSGFVDGKLSNGLLIALQRIIDRVGEGRGNENAVHSILDEGLYKLHINTGLTDFSSRFVEGAYIFRIKNGNGFLDLMYTPDAPDRVSFRAVKDFFTGIQYRLSPFREYYLDRLQLIDKEVVDKFFNTTMAKVDAPAPIKPYYPGRVSDLRELHTDRIRRVLNDIDEKTTSLTEVITGLIYENVIRVANIVSILVPPVGTVVVAVQLMKSLYDGAHAYQRGDYSAALGHGKEALIGLFTLGKASAAGGAAKKVTSAQRTFLSIVGDARTAAQFVTETMGLKTPDQQLIDFLKELIEDQVTSRSKTSVR encoded by the coding sequence ATGCAAAAAACATATAATAGTTTAATGCTCGGTTCTGAGGGTGATAAAGTCACTTGGACGGAGGAGTGGGATAAGGCGCTTCAGGCGCAGAAACACCTCTCTGTTATCGTCGATAAAATACCGACCGTGCGTTTCGTTGCCCGTCTGGCTTTGCAAAATGAATTGCAGCGGCGTAAGAAAGCGGTGGACCTTGATAAGGTGTATATCAATGTTATAAGTGATGATTATCAGATTGAACGGCGACCTTCTGGAACGCTTGTAGATGTGTTGATCTACTGCCTCGACACAAACACGGTGCCAAACTATTTGGGCGGCGAGGGCGATGGGGTTTATTACCTTCCGGATACCTTCAGTGATAAATTCAGGGTGGCAGGTTTCAGTATTGTCGATGTTGAAAGTGTCGTTACCGCAACCCTTGGGTCTTTTGAGGCCAGTCTTCGCTCGGAACTGAACAACTATTGGGCGGCTCCGGCGACAGATTCCTCTGGGCAGGCAGGGATGACCAATCAGCAGGAATTTAAAAAAGCCTACGCTCAGATGCTGGCAGCGGAACTATCGCTTGCCGTGATGACGATGGGTATCAGGGAGGCTCTGGCTAGTCGATATTCAGACCTGTTAAGCATGGACAGCGGCGATGGGGTTTATCGCGCGGTGGTGGTACCGGAACAGGAATATCTGACTGCTCGCGGCCCCAGTATCATTCTCGACAATGCGGCGCGCACGCATTCGCAGATGAATTTGCTCAATGACAATACCGACTATGTGTTGCATACCCCGGATAAAGGGTTCGAATTTTTTGCGAGCAATCTTCAATTGCATAAAGAGCTCCTCTCTCGTTTGGGCGTGTCTGATACCCAGGTCAAATATCCAAAAGTCACTCAAGGTGTTTTTTCACTCAGCGCCGGCGCTCATTTGCAAGGTCAGCTTGAAACACTTTCGATATTGATGCATGACCGTGGTCGCTCTGAACGCCCGTTAACTGAGCAGCTACAGGAAAATCAGAGTCTGTTTGTTTTGCTCAGTGATATAGAACTCCGTTTGACGCGGGTTTTTGATGCGCTGAGGCGCTTGGATTGGCCGCTCTGGTTGCTGAAGTCCACTCATGAGATTCAGCGTCGCTATATAGCGCTTGAAGACTCTAAGAATAATTACGATACAGAATATCAGGCAGTTTTTGATTCCTGTTTCTCGTTTCAGGAACATGTCAGGCGTGCGTTTTCCGATTGGACCAATAGTGCATTTGGTGAACCACTGGACTCTGAAAAAATTGAAGTGCATAGCCTCTACTCAATGCAGGTGGGTGGGCGCACTATTGAACAGGAAGATACCCGGACCCTGACGGAATTCATTGCTTTCGGCCTGCACGACGAAGGTTTCCGAGCAAAGCTGACGATCAAGGGCGCGCCTGTCGGCAGCAGGCTTTCTGTCGCAGCCCTTGAGCAATGGTTAGTCAACCGCAATATGCGGCTGCAGTTTACCGCTAATATACCGGCAGCTCCGTCACGCGAATTTCAGCAAGCCTATTGGAGTCACTTGTACAGCAAGATGGAGCTTGCGTTGTTCATCGCTCACCAGTCCGGATATTACTCTGATGCAGACGCCGAAATCATTCAACGCGCGATGGGCCGCGATCCATCGGTGTTTATCCGGGGTGTGAAGCTGGAGTACTTAGAGTCAGCCCTGAAGGACGTGATTGTTTTCAATGTGCGGGAAAGTCAGGCGTACTTTATATTTCTCAGAACATCTGCAGGAGCATTTGAGTTCATAAAGTTTGCAAACGCTTTCGACATGAAGAAATGGTTTGAGTCCTCTCTGGGCGCTGATCGTGACTATGCTGCGTCGTTGATAAGACCAGACGCTTTGCAGGATGCCGGAATTCTGCAGGGCGCAAACCGTGCACCGCTGCGCTATGAGTATAAAATCGGTACCCGACATGCTGAGTTGTTTAATGGCAGCATCGGAACACTATTCGATTATATAAACGTTGCTTATCAGAATGAGGTGGTCTGGCATAAGGCTATTGCCCCTAATCATTATGGGCAGTTGGGTGTCGAGGGACGCAGACGATATGCTCGGTTACATACGGAGTTAAGAGCGATTTCGACCATAGAAGCAAGGGAAAATGGTTTTCCTTCATTTGAAAAATTTACTTACGATGCAGTGAAGGAGGTACTTCAGCTAGAGCTTGGATCCCGTCAGGTAAATGTCAATATCGATCCGGATTTAATTATTGTGCAGGCTGAAAGCTTTCGTCGAAGCTTGACGGATCTTTTGATTGAAGGGCTTTCGTTTGAAACAAGCCATCCCAGTTTCGCAACAAAATTTGATCCGTACTATTACATGATCGGTGGACATCCGGAAATTAAAGAACTGGATATCCGGGACTTATCCCAGTTGTCGAAAACATTTCGTCCCGGCGATAGATATACAGAGATGCTCAAGGGTGAGTATCTGAAGCCAGACCGCCCGGATTACGCGTTCAGGCGAGCGGTCTACGCAAAAAAAATTCATTGCCAGATGCATTATGATGCAGTGTCCGGCTTTGTTGATGGGAAACTGTCAAATGGGCTTCTCATCGCGCTGCAAAGAATAATTGACCGTGTCGGTGAGGGGCGTGGTAATGAAAATGCTGTACATAGTATTTTAGATGAAGGTTTGTACAAACTTCACATCAATACGGGGTTGACCGATTTTAGTAGTCGTTTTGTCGAAGGGGCCTACATCTTTCGGATAAAGAACGGTAATGGGTTTCTTGATTTGATGTATACCCCCGATGCTCCGGACAGGGTTTCGTTTCGGGCGGTCAAAGATTTCTTTACCGGCATTCAATATCGTTTAAGTCCATTCAGAGAGTATTACTTGGATCGCCTTCAGTTGATCGACAAGGAAGTGGTTGATAAGTTTTTCAACACTACAATGGCAAAAGTTGATGCTCCTGCTCCGATCAAGCCCTATTACCCAGGCAGGGTGAGTGATCTACGAGAACTGCACACTGACAGAATTCGCCGTGTTTTGAACGATATCGACGAAAAAACTACCAGTTTGACGGAGGTCATTACCGGTCTGATCTATGAGAATGTGATCAGGGTGGCGAATATCGTCAGCATTCTGGTACCGCCCGTAGGGACTGTCGTGGTGGCGGTTCAGTTAATGAAAAGCCTTTATGACGGAGCGCACGCGTACCAGCGCGGTGATTACTCGGCAGCCTTGGGCCATGGCAAGGAGGCATTGATCGGCCTGTTCACCCTTGGCAAGGCGAGTGCGGCTGGCGGCGCCGCGAAGAAAGTCACAAGCGCTCAGCGAACGTTTCTCAGCATTGTCGGAGATGCGCGAACTGCCGCGCAGTTTGTTACCGAAACAATGGGGCTGAAAACGCCAGATCAACAGTTGATCGATTTCCTCAAGGAACTGATAGAAGATCAAGTCACGAGCCGTAGTAAGACATCAGTGCGTTGA
- a CDS encoding helix-turn-helix transcriptional regulator: MTAMTACLDRPGFLPRLSSHHQPRPRLSAPLLESLARVKLLCAPAGSGKSALLTECMLQAPAHCVVHWLPLAGGALTVSECCRRLAHLLGLADSDETTLSMALARCAQPTWLVLDDYCRQPDPALDALLDRLLGLSHPALTWWIGTRRRPHCNWPRLLLDGELFECESATLALTQAEIAQALRHLSPDQAVHVAGRIVQRTGGWCAGVRMALLQKCDWAQGNPPQQRVDTLPDYLQHELFVNLSPELAEAWRVLAHMPQFNVDLCEHLFGAGEGGHYLRELQSRGCFIEPLRESGEWLQIFPPLAQVMREEHWPAGRSWHRRACQWFTSVQDWRSAFEHALLAEEYEAAVSLLQNFSFEDLFEEQTVVLMLRLHELRGEELTLATPQLVGLMTAALLFAGRFEQAAQCMAHLRRFLPQPSAQQERQLIARWQAQQGWLLHLQGQMAPAREHFQQALAELAVDAWPARLLCLSAQTQQALLCGELEQAHAISRVALCLARAQGSLLFEGLLELDHAQLLEQRGAPARADRLLAGVELLLCQRAQRPVPLLGRIALRRGRLALCMGQDEAAEALFESGREACLSSQDKRVLYGYLGQAQLAANRSDYALAFERLREAERVMQQRQIPDTVYRGVLLQVSSQFWLQQGRAELAHETLTRLLRHYRGPQALQAPPATLELIDRIEYLLACASVKLHANNDCLSQIEQSLKQAQARGMLNLQTELHLVIAQLATSSGDVSLAQHAFQQAQVLVERCQLHQALREWRLRQKHPIVAPMIPQATSRVDSADESILSRRELEVLSLIACGESNQQIAEQLYISLHTVKTHARRINGKLGVARRTQAVAKAKSIGLI, from the coding sequence ATGACCGCTATGACTGCGTGTCTGGATCGTCCGGGATTTTTGCCCCGGCTGTCTTCCCATCACCAGCCGCGCCCGCGACTGAGCGCACCGTTGCTGGAGTCGCTGGCGCGGGTCAAGTTGCTCTGCGCCCCCGCTGGCAGCGGTAAAAGTGCGCTGCTCACAGAGTGCATGCTGCAGGCGCCTGCACATTGCGTGGTGCACTGGCTGCCCCTGGCAGGGGGCGCGTTGACTGTCAGTGAGTGTTGTCGGCGTCTGGCGCATTTGCTTGGGCTGGCCGACAGTGACGAAACGACGCTGTCCATGGCGTTGGCGCGTTGCGCGCAGCCGACCTGGTTGGTGCTCGACGATTATTGCCGTCAGCCCGATCCGGCGCTGGATGCGCTGCTTGATCGCTTGTTGGGGTTAAGTCATCCGGCGTTGACCTGGTGGATCGGCACCCGCCGGCGTCCTCACTGTAATTGGCCGCGTCTGCTGCTCGACGGCGAATTGTTTGAATGCGAAAGCGCGACGCTGGCGCTCACGCAGGCAGAGATTGCTCAGGCGCTCAGGCACTTGTCGCCTGATCAGGCGGTGCATGTCGCCGGGCGTATCGTCCAGCGCACCGGCGGCTGGTGTGCTGGCGTGCGCATGGCGCTGCTGCAAAAGTGCGACTGGGCGCAAGGCAACCCGCCACAGCAACGCGTCGACACGCTGCCCGATTATCTGCAACACGAACTGTTCGTCAATCTCTCGCCGGAGTTGGCCGAGGCATGGCGGGTGCTCGCGCATATGCCACAGTTCAACGTTGATCTTTGCGAACACTTGTTTGGGGCTGGCGAGGGCGGGCATTACTTGCGCGAGCTGCAATCGCGCGGTTGTTTTATCGAACCGTTGCGTGAGTCGGGCGAGTGGCTGCAGATTTTTCCACCGCTGGCGCAGGTCATGCGCGAGGAACACTGGCCGGCTGGGCGCTCATGGCATCGTCGGGCCTGCCAATGGTTTACCTCGGTGCAGGATTGGCGCAGCGCTTTTGAACACGCATTGCTGGCCGAAGAATACGAAGCAGCGGTCAGCCTTTTGCAGAACTTCAGTTTCGAGGATCTGTTTGAGGAGCAGACGGTCGTGTTGATGTTGCGCCTGCATGAGTTGCGCGGTGAAGAGCTGACACTGGCGACTCCGCAACTGGTCGGGTTGATGACGGCTGCACTGTTGTTTGCCGGACGTTTCGAACAAGCGGCGCAGTGCATGGCGCATCTGCGGCGGTTCCTGCCGCAACCCTCGGCACAGCAGGAGCGGCAGTTGATCGCGCGCTGGCAGGCGCAACAGGGTTGGCTGTTGCATTTACAAGGGCAAATGGCGCCGGCACGCGAACACTTCCAGCAAGCATTGGCGGAGCTTGCCGTCGACGCCTGGCCGGCGCGCTTGCTGTGTTTGTCGGCGCAGACCCAACAGGCGTTGCTATGTGGCGAACTGGAACAGGCTCACGCTATCAGCCGCGTGGCGCTGTGTCTGGCGCGGGCACAAGGATCGTTGCTGTTCGAGGGCCTGCTGGAGCTCGATCATGCGCAACTGCTGGAGCAGCGTGGCGCCCCGGCTCGCGCCGATCGTCTGCTCGCCGGTGTCGAACTATTACTCTGCCAGCGCGCGCAGCGGCCGGTACCACTGCTCGGGCGCATCGCTCTGCGTCGCGGTCGATTGGCATTGTGCATGGGACAGGATGAGGCGGCTGAAGCGTTGTTTGAGTCTGGCCGGGAAGCCTGCCTGAGCAGCCAGGACAAACGCGTGCTATACGGCTATCTGGGGCAGGCGCAGCTAGCGGCCAACCGCAGCGATTATGCACTGGCGTTCGAGCGACTGCGTGAGGCGGAACGAGTGATGCAACAAAGGCAGATTCCGGATACGGTTTATCGCGGTGTGCTGTTACAGGTCAGCAGTCAGTTCTGGCTGCAACAAGGGCGGGCTGAGTTGGCGCACGAGACGTTGACACGACTGCTGCGTCATTACCGTGGACCGCAGGCCCTTCAGGCGCCCCCCGCGACACTGGAGCTTATTGACCGTATCGAGTATTTGCTGGCCTGTGCCAGTGTGAAGTTACACGCGAACAACGACTGCCTGTCGCAGATCGAGCAGTCGTTGAAACAGGCGCAGGCCAGGGGCATGCTGAATCTGCAAACCGAATTACACCTGGTCATCGCGCAACTCGCCACATCGAGTGGCGATGTATCACTGGCGCAGCACGCCTTCCAGCAAGCGCAAGTTCTGGTGGAACGCTGTCAGTTGCATCAGGCCTTGCGTGAGTGGCGGCTGCGTCAGAAACACCCCATAGTAGCCCCGATGATACCGCAGGCAACTTCACGAGTTGATTCGGCGGATGAGTCGATACTCAGCCGTAGGGAACTCGAAGTGTTGAGCTTGATTGCCTGCGGTGAATCAAATCAGCAAATTGCCGAGCAACTGTATATTTCGCTACATACAGTAAAAACCCATGCAAGAAGAATCAACGGGAAACTCGGTGTCGCCCGTAGAACTCAAGCAGTCGCCAAGGCGAAATCGATCGGCCTGATTTAA
- the fahA gene encoding fumarylacetoacetase, with the protein MTQTSITRSWVASANGHAEFPLQNLPLGVFSIEGGEPRSGVAIGDHIFDLQVALEAGLFDGVARTAVEAMHGGQLNAFFELGREARVALRERLLELFSEGSTLRGNIEAQGAKLLPLAADCQMHLPARISDYTDFYVGIEHAQNVGKLFRPDNPLLPNYKYVPIGYHGRASTVRASGTDVRRPKGQTLPAGASEPTFGPCARLDYELELGIWIGQGNEMGESIAIGDAAEHIAGFCLLNDWSARDIQAWEYQPLGPFLSKSFITSVSPWVVTAEALEPFRTAQPARPEGDPQPLPYLFDQRDQAAGAFDIELEVLLLTEAMREQNLPAHRLTLSNTRYMYWTVAQMVAHHSVNGCQLQAGDLFGSGTLSGPENGQFGSLLEITEGGKKPIELASGEVRKFLEDGDEIILRARCARDGFASIGFGECRGKVLAAR; encoded by the coding sequence ATGACTCAGACTTCCATCACCCGCAGTTGGGTCGCTTCGGCCAACGGCCACGCCGAATTCCCGTTGCAGAACCTGCCGTTGGGCGTGTTCAGCATTGAAGGCGGCGAGCCGCGTAGCGGTGTCGCCATCGGCGATCACATTTTCGATCTGCAAGTGGCGCTTGAGGCCGGTTTGTTCGACGGCGTTGCTCGCACAGCGGTTGAAGCCATGCACGGCGGACAACTGAACGCGTTCTTTGAACTGGGGCGCGAAGCCCGGGTTGCCTTGCGCGAGCGACTGCTGGAACTGTTCAGCGAAGGCAGCACCCTGCGCGGCAACATCGAAGCACAAGGCGCAAAACTGCTGCCATTGGCCGCCGATTGCCAGATGCATTTGCCGGCGCGCATCAGTGACTACACCGACTTCTACGTCGGCATCGAACACGCGCAAAACGTTGGCAAACTGTTCCGCCCGGACAACCCGTTGCTGCCGAACTACAAGTATGTACCGATCGGTTATCACGGTCGGGCTTCCACCGTTCGTGCGTCGGGCACTGACGTGCGTCGTCCGAAAGGCCAGACCCTGCCGGCCGGCGCGAGCGAGCCGACGTTCGGCCCGTGCGCACGTCTGGACTATGAGCTGGAACTGGGCATCTGGATCGGCCAGGGCAACGAGATGGGCGAGTCGATTGCGATTGGCGATGCCGCTGAACACATCGCCGGTTTCTGTCTTCTCAATGACTGGTCAGCCCGCGACATCCAGGCCTGGGAATACCAGCCATTGGGTCCGTTCCTGTCCAAAAGCTTCATCACCAGCGTTTCGCCATGGGTGGTCACGGCTGAAGCGCTGGAGCCATTCCGCACTGCACAGCCAGCACGTCCTGAAGGTGATCCGCAGCCGCTGCCGTATCTGTTCGACCAGCGCGATCAAGCTGCAGGCGCTTTCGACATCGAACTGGAAGTGCTGCTGCTCACCGAGGCGATGCGCGAACAGAACCTGCCAGCCCATCGCCTGACCCTGAGCAACACCCGCTACATGTACTGGACCGTAGCGCAGATGGTCGCGCACCACAGCGTCAACGGTTGCCAGTTGCAGGCCGGTGACCTGTTTGGTTCGGGCACCTTGTCCGGCCCTGAAAACGGTCAGTTCGGCAGCCTGCTGGAAATCACCGAGGGCGGTAAAAAGCCGATCGAACTGGCGTCCGGCGAAGTGCGTAAATTCCTTGAGGACGGTGACGAAATCATCCTGCGCGCTCGCTGCGCCCGCGACGGTTTTGCCTCCATCGGTTTCGGCGAATGCCGCGGCAAAGTGCTGGCGGCGCGCTGA
- a CDS encoding DUF1329 domain-containing protein — MRKMILQCGVLALSLLAANVMAAVSAEEANKLGTSLTPLGAEKAGNADGSIPAWTGGIPKNAGAVDSKGFLADPFASEKPLFTITAANVDQYKSKLSDGQVAMFKRYPQTYKIPVYPTHRTVAVPPEIYESAKRSALNVTSINDGNGLANFTGNRYYAFPIPKNGVEVLWNHITRYHGGNLRRIITQVTPQTNGSYTPIRFEEEIAVPQLMKDIDPEKAANVLTFFKQSVTAPARLAGNVLLVHETLDQVKEPRLAWIYNAGQRRVRRAPQVAYDGPGTAADGLRTSDNFDMFSGAPDRYDWKLVGKKEMYIPYNSYKLDSPKLKYDDIVKAGHINQDLTRYELHRVWEVIGTVKPNERHIYAKRHMYIDEDSWQVALADHYDGRGQLWRVAEGHAQYYYDHQAQAYTLEALYDIIAGRYIALGMKNEEKHSFEFGFEAKAADYTPSALRAEGVR, encoded by the coding sequence ATGCGCAAAATGATTCTGCAATGCGGTGTGCTGGCCCTGAGTCTGCTGGCGGCCAACGTGATGGCCGCGGTATCTGCGGAGGAGGCCAACAAACTCGGCACCAGCCTGACGCCGCTCGGCGCCGAGAAGGCCGGCAACGCCGATGGCTCGATTCCGGCCTGGACCGGCGGCATCCCGAAAAACGCCGGGGCGGTGGACAGCAAAGGCTTCCTTGCCGACCCGTTCGCCAGTGAAAAACCGTTGTTCACCATCACCGCAGCCAACGTCGACCAGTACAAAAGCAAACTCTCCGACGGCCAGGTCGCGATGTTCAAACGCTACCCGCAAACCTACAAGATCCCGGTTTATCCGACCCACCGTACCGTCGCCGTGCCGCCGGAAATCTATGAGTCGGCCAAGCGCAGCGCGCTCAATGTCACCAGCATCAACGACGGCAACGGTCTGGCCAATTTCACCGGTAATCGCTATTACGCTTTCCCGATTCCGAAGAACGGCGTCGAAGTGTTGTGGAACCACATCACTCGTTACCACGGCGGCAATCTGCGCCGGATCATCACTCAGGTCACGCCGCAGACCAACGGCAGCTACACGCCGATCCGCTTCGAAGAAGAGATCGCCGTGCCGCAACTGATGAAGGATATCGATCCGGAAAAAGCCGCCAACGTGCTGACCTTCTTCAAGCAGTCGGTAACGGCCCCGGCGCGCCTGGCCGGCAACGTGCTGCTGGTGCACGAAACGCTTGATCAGGTGAAGGAACCGCGTCTGGCGTGGATCTACAACGCCGGTCAGCGCCGCGTTCGCCGTGCCCCGCAAGTGGCCTATGACGGGCCGGGCACCGCAGCCGATGGCCTGCGTACCTCGGACAACTTCGACATGTTCTCCGGCGCCCCGGATCGCTACGACTGGAAACTGGTCGGCAAGAAAGAAATGTACATTCCGTACAACAGCTACAAACTCGATTCGCCGAAGCTCAAGTACGACGACATCGTCAAGGCCGGCCACATCAACCAGGACCTGACCCGTTACGAATTGCACCGGGTCTGGGAGGTGATCGGCACGGTCAAGCCAAACGAGCGGCATATCTACGCCAAGCGCCACATGTACATCGACGAGGACAGCTGGCAAGTGGCGCTCGCCGACCACTATGACGGTCGCGGGCAACTGTGGCGTGTCGCTGAAGGCCACGCGCAGTACTACTACGATCACCAGGCTCAGGCCTACACCCTCGAAGCGCTCTACGACATCATCGCCGGCCGCTACATTGCCCTGGGCATGAAGAACGAAGAGAAGCACAGTTTCGAATTCGGCTTCGAAGCCAAGGCTGCCGATTACACGCCGTCGGCCCTGCGGGCAGAGGGCGTGCGGTAA
- a CDS encoding IclR family transcriptional regulator, translated as MEKTSDSNGKQKVRSAEVGTDILKALAELSPSTSLSRLAEHVQMPASKVHRYLQALIASGFAEQNAATNHYGLGREALRVGLAALNSMDVLKVAALPLAELRDELNETCFLAVWGNQGATVVHIEPAVRAVTVVTQLGSVLPLLSSSTGLVFSAYLPHRETDELREQEIAVADHPLADGKAYASLCEQIRERGLHHVHGLLMPGVDALSAPVFNAVGQIAAVLTIVGPTSLFHADENGPAAQRLLDATRAVSWRMGYDAAN; from the coding sequence ATGGAAAAAACCAGCGACAGTAACGGCAAACAGAAAGTCCGCTCCGCCGAAGTCGGCACCGACATCCTCAAGGCCCTGGCCGAGTTGTCGCCGTCCACTTCGCTGTCGCGTCTGGCCGAACATGTGCAGATGCCGGCGAGTAAGGTGCATCGCTATTTGCAGGCGTTGATCGCCTCGGGTTTTGCCGAGCAAAACGCCGCCACCAACCATTACGGTCTCGGTCGTGAAGCGCTGCGCGTGGGCCTGGCCGCACTCAACAGTATGGACGTGCTGAAAGTCGCCGCCCTGCCACTGGCCGAGTTGCGCGACGAACTCAACGAAACCTGTTTTCTCGCGGTGTGGGGGAATCAGGGAGCGACCGTTGTGCACATCGAACCGGCGGTGCGTGCGGTGACAGTGGTAACGCAACTGGGTTCGGTGTTGCCGCTGCTCAGTTCCTCGACCGGCCTGGTGTTCAGTGCCTACCTGCCGCATCGGGAAACCGACGAATTGCGTGAGCAGGAAATCGCCGTTGCCGATCATCCGCTGGCCGATGGCAAGGCTTATGCCAGCTTGTGCGAACAGATCCGCGAACGCGGCCTGCATCATGTGCACGGGTTGCTGATGCCGGGTGTGGATGCGTTGTCAGCGCCGGTGTTCAATGCGGTCGGGCAGATCGCTGCGGTGTTGACCATTGTCGGCCCGACCTCACTGTTCCACGCCGACGAAAACGGCCCGGCGGCGCAACGATTGCTCGATGCGACGCGGGCCGTGAGTTGGCGCATGGGTTACGACGCGGCGAACTGA